A genomic window from Streptomyces broussonetiae includes:
- the npdG gene encoding NADPH-dependent F420 reductase: MTSTDSAQTPAKAPAKDPWDLPDVSGLVVGVLGGTGPQGKGLAYRLARAGQKVIIGSRATERARTAAEELGYGIEGAANAEAARRSDIVIVAVPWEGHGTLLESLRAELAGKLVVDCVNPLGFDKQGAYALKPQEGSAAQQAAALLPDSRVTAAFHHLSAVLLEDPEIEQIDTDVMVLGEARADVEIVQALAGRIPGMRGVFAGRLRNAHQVESLVANLISVNRRYKAHAGLRVTDV, translated from the coding sequence ATGACCTCTACCGACAGCGCACAGACCCCCGCGAAGGCCCCCGCCAAGGACCCCTGGGACCTGCCCGACGTCTCCGGGCTGGTCGTCGGCGTGCTCGGCGGCACCGGCCCGCAGGGCAAGGGCCTCGCCTACCGGCTCGCCCGGGCCGGCCAGAAGGTGATCATCGGCTCGCGGGCCACCGAGCGGGCCCGGACCGCGGCCGAGGAGCTGGGGTACGGCATCGAGGGCGCCGCCAACGCCGAGGCCGCGCGCCGCAGTGACATCGTGATCGTCGCCGTCCCGTGGGAGGGGCACGGCACGCTCCTCGAGTCCCTGCGCGCGGAGCTGGCCGGCAAGCTCGTCGTGGACTGTGTCAACCCGCTCGGCTTCGACAAGCAGGGCGCCTACGCGCTGAAGCCGCAGGAGGGCAGCGCCGCCCAGCAGGCCGCCGCCCTGCTGCCCGACTCCCGGGTCACCGCAGCCTTCCACCACCTGTCGGCCGTACTGCTGGAGGACCCGGAGATCGAGCAGATCGACACCGATGTGATGGTGCTCGGCGAGGCGCGCGCCGACGTGGAGATCGTGCAGGCCCTCGCCGGGCGCATCCCCGGCATGCGCGGCGTCTTCGCCGGGCGGCTGCGCAACGCCCACCAGGTCGAGTCGCTCGTCGCGAACCTGATCTCCGTCAACCGCCGCTACAAGGCACACGCCGGGCTCCGCGTCACCGACGTGTGA